Genomic segment of Oncorhynchus clarkii lewisi isolate Uvic-CL-2024 unplaced genomic scaffold, UVic_Ocla_1.0 unplaced_contig_2530_pilon_pilon, whole genome shotgun sequence:
ATCTTGGTCATCTTGATCATCTTGGTCATCTTGGTCGTCTTGATCATCTTGGTCATCTTGGTCGTTGACTTTGGGTGACTTCCTTGCTCTGTAGGGTCCTAGAGGGTTGGCTATCATTGTGGATCTCCTCTGTGTCTTTAGCTGTTCTCGAATGGTATGTCTTGTACTTGTACAATGTGGTGATGGATGAAGATGCTCAACAGCTGTCGAATAATAGACTTGTTAAACCCCCTGGACTTGGCAAAGGAgagctcttcttctctcctgcctTCCCTGCTGACGTGCTTcgattagaacacacacacacacacacacacacacacacacgggagcagggacacacacacacacacacacatacgaaggTGCAGTCTCACTGTTCTCAAACTGTGAGCACACAGCACAGTCAGTCTCGGGTCAGATTCAGGGTCAACAGTCATGACTTAACTTCCTGCTTGGCCCTGGTCACTGTGGCAACGACCCCTTTAACCCCCTTTACACCACCTCGGTTTGTGACCCCGTGGGACTGTGGATCTTCTCCACCATGTTCTGGAAGGGACCTTCCTCCTCCATCAGGTCACGATGGGTCTTCCCCTGCATGAGAAGGAAAACCATAGCTTAGGTTATTACAATGGGTTTAGGTTAGATCCAAGTAATTACAATGGGTTTAGGTTAGATCCAGGTAACCCTGGAACAGCTACAGTATAGTAACAGGCCTGGTCTAACCCTGGAACAGCTACAGTATAGTAACAGGCCTGGTCTAACCCTGGAACAGCTACAGTATAGTAACAGGCCTGGTCTAACCCTGGAACAGCTGATTGAACAGTATAGTAACAGGCCTGGTCTCACCTTGACACAGCTACAGTATAGTAACAGGCCTAGTCTCACCTTGACACAGCTACAGTATAGTAACAGGCCTGGTCTCACCTTGACACAGCAGCCACAGTCCAGCAGCTCGTAGAGGAAGGCCAGAGCTGCCAGGGAGACTACtgtgatgatgaagaggaggaggatgacgaAGCACGCTATGTTCCAGCCGTCGTGGAACGGGTACACCTCCTGAACCTGCAGGGAGACCTGGGACAGCGGGGCGGCGTCAGGGAGCCACGGGAGAGAGGTGGTGTTGAGACGGTCCATGTTGTTTCACCTGGGAGAGAAATGATAGAGGAAGTCATGGTTGGTTTGTGCCTGCAGAGGTTTGAGATGGCTGCTGGTGTTCAGGATGTTCTTCTGTCCTTCAGACCCGCAGTCTATAAAGACAGCCTTTATAGAGCCTCAACTCAGAGTTCTGGTACTGT
This window contains:
- the LOC139405163 gene encoding small integral membrane protein 18-like, whose translation is MDRLNTTSLPWLPDAAPLSQVSLQVQEVYPFHDGWNIACFVILLLFIITVVSLAALAFLYELLDCGCCVKGKTHRDLMEEEGPFQNMVEKIHSPTGSQTEVV